From one uncultured Bacteroides sp. genomic stretch:
- a CDS encoding acyltransferase family protein, translated as MKNRILELDFLKCVFIVLMIMFHLSYFGDKHPLVKQFVYTFHMPAFLLISGYLANIHKNRKQFFRGILWIFIPYSFMEIGYVIMASILPIREHLDDLSIILLLKKVIKEPMGPYWYLHTLIICEISYYVVFQLKKLNTITKFIVLGTLLYLLSHRNINLLVFANAIYFLIGTIIRQSDLPFLSIFKSTLWTVIPLTILSYYPQNLDRGTLAGLTITFLVINLLLAIHHYVSQRIKWIIYYIGRNTLVIFLFSPIFTILAKTFIPLFLFDPTGICFACAATAFAFTGCFAIAYAMDYFKLSRFFFGKERILK; from the coding sequence ATGAAAAACAGAATCCTTGAATTAGACTTCCTTAAATGTGTATTTATAGTACTAATGATAATGTTCCACTTATCATACTTTGGCGACAAACACCCACTAGTTAAGCAATTCGTTTACACATTTCATATGCCGGCTTTTCTGTTGATATCCGGATATTTAGCTAATATCCACAAGAACAGAAAACAATTCTTTCGCGGGATATTATGGATTTTTATTCCTTATTCTTTTATGGAAATAGGATATGTGATAATGGCGTCAATACTTCCTATTAGGGAGCATCTTGACGATCTTAGTATAATCTTGTTACTAAAAAAAGTGATTAAAGAGCCTATGGGGCCATATTGGTATCTCCACACTTTAATTATATGTGAAATAAGCTATTATGTCGTTTTCCAATTAAAAAAGCTAAATACTATAACCAAGTTTATTGTATTAGGAACTCTCTTATACCTATTATCACATCGGAATATAAATCTCTTAGTGTTTGCAAATGCGATATATTTTTTGATAGGAACAATAATCCGGCAGAGTGACCTCCCTTTTTTATCTATTTTTAAATCAACTCTGTGGACAGTTATCCCGTTAACTATTCTAAGCTACTATCCTCAGAATCTGGACAGGGGTACTTTAGCCGGACTTACTATAACTTTTTTAGTAATAAACCTGTTGCTTGCGATTCATCATTACGTATCACAACGCATAAAATGGATTATCTATTATATAGGAAGGAATACTCTCGTCATCTTTCTTTTCTCTCCAATCTTCACCATTCTTGCTAAGACGTTTATCCCACTATTCTTATTCGACCCGACAGGGATCTGCTTTGCATGTGCAGCCACCGCATTTGCATTTACTGGATGTTTTGCAATCGCATACGCGATGGATTATTTCAAGTTATCCCGCTTTTTTTTCGGAAAAGAAAGAATTTTGAAATAA
- a CDS encoding tail fiber domain-containing protein → MKTIIIKSFLAITLLLLCVSANAQLKLDASGYLTYGSTTPYHDGTKYYNMTFLGNMWIKGPNSGHFFQIDTNAAATRLASHYDQVVFYNTGTGVYNSIQVKNVYNYSDIRAKKNIQMLSKGMNSINKLTQLNPVQYEFQDNADKSVFKVGGNGEEIGLLAQEVEKVLPNLVLTDPDGNKLINYTAIIPVLIDAIKTLNEEVNTLKSK, encoded by the coding sequence ATGAAAACTATAATTATTAAAAGTTTCTTAGCTATCACATTACTTTTATTATGTGTGTCTGCAAATGCTCAACTTAAATTAGACGCAAGTGGTTATTTAACCTACGGTTCAACAACTCCATATCATGATGGTACTAAATATTATAATATGACTTTCTTAGGAAACATGTGGATAAAAGGACCAAATAGTGGGCATTTTTTCCAAATAGACACAAATGCTGCTGCTACTCGTTTAGCAAGTCATTATGACCAAGTTGTATTTTATAACACTGGGACAGGAGTATATAATAGTATCCAAGTTAAAAACGTGTATAATTATTCTGATATTAGAGCTAAAAAAAATATTCAAATGCTGAGTAAGGGAATGAATAGTATAAATAAGTTGACTCAATTAAATCCTGTGCAATATGAATTCCAAGACAATGCAGATAAAAGTGTATTCAAAGTTGGTGGAAATGGAGAAGAAATTGGATTATTAGCCCAAGAAGTAGAAAAAGTATTACCGAATCTTGTCCTAACAGATCCTGACGGAAATAAACTTATAAATTATACTGCAATTATTCCTGTTTTAATTGATGCTATTAAGACACTGAATGAAGAAGTAAATACTTTAAAAAGTAAATAA
- a CDS encoding DUF3244 domain-containing protein — translation MKRLLIVCITLLIATASSLAAEVDIKLNKKDEAGTRSISTEPTASHDNNRIYVYSNITQSIEITVKDLSENIIYSNIAIIVAGQRFSFILNNVEKEEYKIELSYDKYFSIGFFSIL, via the coding sequence ATGAAACGTTTGCTAATCGTATGTATCACTCTATTAATTGCCACAGCATCCTCTTTGGCAGCGGAAGTAGACATTAAACTTAATAAAAAAGATGAAGCAGGAACTCGTTCTATATCAACAGAACCTACGGCAAGCCATGACAACAATAGAATCTATGTTTATTCAAATATAACTCAAAGCATCGAAATAACGGTGAAAGATTTAAGTGAAAATATAATCTATTCAAATATTGCTATAATAGTAGCAGGACAGCGTTTTTCATTCATTTTAAATAATGTGGAAAAAGAGGAATATAAAATAGAACTATCATACGACAAATACTTTTCTATAGGTTTCTTCTCTATATTATAA
- a CDS encoding tetratricopeptide repeat protein produces MKTSIRFLLTVSFLFSFYSCGHKPYPRAMQIADSIVVQYPDSAVSLLKQLKKNIIREPKSTQMYYYLLYTKAKDKAYIPHTSDSLMLTVLHYYQSKKDKKHLPEAYYYTGCIYRDLGDAPQALDYFGQAIEASKGSTDYKVISLIYSQIGTLYLYQDIYDLAMKAFKKAYYYNKLAKESIRIVYNLRDIGRTFTGFNNADSALYYYRNAYKQAVRVKDKHLMDVTQYGLAGLYVQLHDYKRAKQMLQSTSKKIERGYISGVYSISADLYYKLGNTDSASYFFNQLLNVGTIYAKQAAHWGLAQIAEEQFDSQTAIKQLREYSAYSDSIQKITATETIEKMHSLYNYQLREKENNKLRRENTSQALWIGCILFALALLSAFIISYIQYNKRKKSQWQTQLNKLEHIKEEQYKKSVQFIEENNKQIRRLEEALQQAKRESNTLKENLLNAQKDAIEQTNTQIVAKNKEEELAVISLKQSDIYILFHNAANEPALKITDDNWDVLQNAIDNTYNSFTQRLHALYPVSEIEKRICLLIKISIPIKDIPYLVSRSKQAVTSARKRLYEKIHGESCSPETFDSFIYEF; encoded by the coding sequence ATGAAAACATCTATCAGATTTCTGCTTACAGTATCTTTCCTGTTCAGCTTTTACTCTTGCGGCCATAAGCCTTATCCACGCGCCATGCAAATTGCAGATTCCATCGTTGTACAATACCCTGACAGTGCGGTTTCTTTATTAAAACAACTCAAAAAAAATATAATCCGGGAACCGAAAAGTACTCAAATGTATTATTACCTGCTTTATACAAAGGCAAAAGACAAGGCCTATATTCCCCACACTTCAGACAGCTTAATGCTGACAGTATTGCACTATTACCAATCTAAAAAAGATAAGAAACACTTACCGGAAGCCTATTATTATACGGGATGCATCTATCGGGATTTGGGCGATGCTCCACAAGCCTTAGATTATTTTGGCCAAGCTATTGAAGCCAGTAAAGGAAGTACAGATTATAAAGTCATTAGCTTAATTTATAGCCAGATAGGCACATTATACCTGTATCAAGACATTTATGATCTGGCAATGAAAGCCTTCAAAAAAGCTTATTACTATAATAAACTGGCAAAAGAAAGTATAAGAATAGTATATAACTTACGGGATATAGGACGGACATTCACAGGATTCAATAATGCAGACAGTGCTTTATATTATTACAGAAATGCCTATAAGCAAGCAGTGAGAGTAAAAGACAAACATTTAATGGATGTAACGCAATACGGCTTAGCCGGGCTCTATGTTCAACTACACGACTATAAACGAGCCAAACAAATGCTGCAATCCACATCGAAAAAAATTGAAAGAGGATATATAAGTGGAGTATATTCAATTTCAGCCGATTTATATTACAAATTAGGAAACACAGATTCTGCTTCTTACTTTTTTAATCAATTACTAAATGTAGGTACCATATATGCCAAACAAGCAGCCCATTGGGGATTGGCTCAAATTGCAGAAGAACAATTCGACAGCCAAACAGCAATCAAACAACTACGTGAATATAGTGCCTATTCGGATTCCATACAAAAAATCACGGCCACGGAAACCATAGAGAAAATGCATTCACTGTATAATTACCAGTTACGTGAAAAAGAAAATAACAAATTACGCAGGGAAAACACGTCACAAGCCTTGTGGATTGGATGCATCCTATTTGCTCTGGCTCTCTTATCGGCATTTATAATCAGCTACATCCAGTATAATAAACGCAAAAAATCCCAATGGCAAACGCAACTGAACAAACTGGAACACATTAAAGAAGAGCAATATAAAAAGAGCGTTCAGTTTATAGAGGAAAACAACAAACAAATCAGAAGATTGGAAGAAGCATTGCAACAGGCAAAAAGAGAAAGCAACACCCTGAAAGAAAATTTATTGAATGCACAAAAGGATGCAATAGAGCAAACAAATACACAAATAGTAGCTAAAAACAAAGAAGAAGAATTAGCAGTAATAAGCCTTAAGCAATCTGATATTTATATTTTATTTCACAATGCAGCAAACGAACCTGCATTAAAAATAACCGACGATAATTGGGACGTATTACAAAATGCCATAGATAATACCTACAACTCATTTACTCAGCGCCTTCATGCTCTCTACCCGGTTAGCGAAATCGAAAAACGCATTTGCTTGCTCATTAAAATTTCAATTCCCATCAAGGATATTCCATATTTAGTTTCACGTTCTAAACAAGCCGTTACTTCAGCACGAAAAAGACTTTATGAGAAAATACATGGAGAATCTTGTTCACCCGAAACTTTTGACTCCTTTATATACGAATTTTAG